From the genome of Methanomassiliicoccus sp.:
ACCTCGGGTGGGATGTAGGGATCGAAGCCCACCAGCTTCATCTGGAAGGACTTAGCACGCTTGGCCACCTCCCCGCCTACCCTGCCTATGCCCACGATACCAAGGGTCTTTCCGTTCAGCTCGAATCCGGTGAACTTGGAACGCTTCCACTCACCTTTCTTCAGGGAGGCGTCGGCCCATACGATATTACGGGCCAGGCTCATCATCAGAGCCATGGTATGCTCGGCAGCCGAGATGATGTTGGCCGCGGGAGTGTTCATGACCAATATCCCCTTTCGGGTGGCGGCCTTGACATCCACGTTATCGATGCCTACACCGGCCCTGCCCACGACCTTGAGGTTCTTGCCGGCCTCTATCACCGCAGCATCCACCTTTGTGCCGGACCGGATGATGATAGCATCATATTCGCCAATTATTTTGATGAGTTCATCGTGGGCAATTCCCGGCCTGATGTCCACCTGGACCTGGCCGCCGCTCTTGAGCATCTCCAAGCCTTCCTTCGAGAGCTCGTCAGTGACCAACAATTTGATCATTTCATCGCCTCCAGGACCTCGTCCATTTTCTTCAGTAGCTCGCGTATCTCCGCTACGGTAAGGTCCCCCATGTGGCCTATCCGGAACGTAGTTTCCTTTATGTTGCCATAGCCATTAGATATTTCGCATCCGCGCTCCTTCAAGCCCTTGTTCAGCTTGCTGAAGTCGATGTCGCCACGGTTCAGCACTGTGATGGTATGGGACATGTAACCAGGTTCCGCGTACAGACCATGATGGGACATTGCCCATTTATGAACCTCGTCCGCCATCTCCTGATGGCGGCGGTACCTGGCCGCCATCCCTTCCTTAAGGATCCTATCCAACTGGAAATCGAGAGCGTACATCAGAGATACGGGGGGAGTGGTGAGGGAGTAGTTCTTGTCGGCCATCTTCTTCATCTGTAAAAGATCGAAGTAGTAGCCCCTGCTCGGTACCGACTTAGCTTTTTCCAGCAATCGGTCCGAGCAGCATATGACAGCCAGACCCGGTGGTAGTGCCAAGGCCTTCTGGGTCCCGAAAACGAGAGCATCAAGGTCCAGATCCTTTATCCTGAGATCAGAGCCATATATTGCGGTGACCCCATCTACGAACATCAAGGGGTCGTGCTTCTGGCGAACGGTTTCGACAATGTCTTTCACAGGGTTGAGCACCCCGGTGGAGCTCTCATTGGCTACCAGGGTCACGGCCTCGATATCATCGCTGAGCTGACCTTCCAGGTGGGCCGGCTTAATGGCCTTCCCCCAATCCCCATTGATCTTCTTGACATCCTTGCCGTTCTCCGTGCCTATCCCTTGCCAGCGATCACCGAAGGAGCCGTTGGAGATGCCCAACATCTTGCTCTTCACACCATTGCGTACGCACGCTTCCAGCAGCCCGGATGCCGATGCAGGGGACAGCATGATGTTCATGTCGGTGTCCAGGGTCTTATGGAGCTTTTCCACTACGCTCGCCTGGAGCCTCTCATATTCCTTGCTCCGATGGGTTATCATCGGCCTGGTCATGGATTCGAGGACCTCCTTACGGACCTCGACCGGACCTACGGTGAACAGTGTATGATTCAAAGACATCCCCCGGAATAGCTTCCAGGACCGCTCAGGCCAGGAGAGGGGGGGACGTCTGAGACCGTCCTCCACGTCCATATCCCGATCCGCTCGCGGTCGTCTCCATGCCTAGCACGTGGCCTATCCGGGATGGGTGACAAAAATCCATTCTGGGTAGATTGTTAGGGCCTGGCATGTTGATTTCCGGTATCATGGAAATATGAATATAAACCTTACGATGACCTTGAAGAAAGTCCAATCAATGCAGTCAGAGTTCCATGACCGCCATCCGTTCTCATGACCTCTGTGGCATGGAGATGGCACTAGAGCCGACCGCTCAGGGTCTTCAGGACCTCCAGATCTCTTTCGCGTGCTTGTTTCAGTGACTCCATAGGGACCGTTTCAATGTCAAAGATATCGGAGCATGGAAGCTGGGAGACGGTGTCGTCGAGGGTCTCTTCATCCTCCACGCTCATGACGAACGCGGCCGACCGTTGGCCACCGAAGAAGCCTCCGCTCAGCATGCCCTCCTCTTCCATGGAGATGAGCATGTCGATGCTGGGCAAGATCTTATTCTCGAGTATCTCCTTGTTCTCCTCGTCTGTCTTGCCCATGCCTCTCTCGCTCAGGGTCATCAATACAAGGAACTCCATATTGTCGCCGAATCATAATGTATCGAGCTATATGATATTCCTTCCTAGGTTCTGCATTTTTTTCTCATAGTGTCTAGAAAAGAGCTCTGTCATTCTGCAGCAATTAACCCTGCTGCTCGAAAAATTAAGAGAAGGTCATACTCTAAAGGGTATGGATGACCCTTTGGATGATGGAAGGACCGGTAGGGGGATGGAGCCAATCATAAGATTGAAGTGCGAGCATGTCACCAGGCCCCGTTCCCGGTTGGTCCTATAGGAAACGCTCATCCAACTTAATACTTATGTGCTCAGATTCGTCCATCGGGATTATCCAGACATGCAACGGTCCTTCGCTTCTAATGACTAATTCTCAGAGTCGACGTTCCCTAACAACTATGGGGTTGTTGAAAGAATGTTGGAGGGGCGATTCCCCATTCACCCCTCCCTTTGGTTCATCAGATCGAGTCTACTCCTGCACGCCGATTCGGCCGTTGGCCCCCATCTCATCCTTTATCCTATGCGCATCCCATGCCCAGCCTATTGCCAGGGCGGCGACGGATATGGGCAGGGCAATGACCAGGGGATCGATCACGGTCCACGGAGCCCCCAGTATCGCATCTTGCCCAAAGAGGAACTTGCTGATTCCTAGGGCCTGCGACTCCTTCAGGTGGACGAATGCCGTCCAAATGAACCAAGAAGCGGCGCCCAGCCCCATGGACAGCTTCGCTGCCAGGGCTGAGGGGTTCTTGCTGAACAGGCCATGGATGAAGGCGGGAAGGAATGCGCAAGCGCACAGACCCATGAACATAGCAGTAGCCCGGGCGATTATGCTTCCTGGCATTATGAAGGCCAGTCCCACGCTCAGCACGATCATGATGAGCGTTCCCCACTTGTTGGCCTTCAAAGACGGTGAAGGCAGCTCCGTTGCTTTGGTCCTCACACGCTTTATATGGGACCACAGGTCGAAGCCTGCGGTAGTCCCCATAGTGTGAAAGATGGCGCTCAAGGTGGACATGGCCGCTGCCAATAGCACCAGCATGAATATTACTACGAACAGGTCAGGCATGGCGGAGCTGATGAACAGCGGCATGATGTTGTCCACATTGCCATTGGCGGCAGCTATGGAGATCTTACCAAGGCTCTCGAAGAAGTACACGTTCGTCAGCGGACCTACCGTGTAGACTATGCCCGTGGTGAGCAGGATGAAGAGACCCCCGATGGGGACCGCCCGGTTGAGGGCCTTGTTGTCCTTGGCGGTCATGAAGCGGACCACCAGCTGTGGCTGAGCCAGGACGCCTATCCCCACTCCCATGATGATGGTGGTCACCAGGACGTACCATATCTCCGATCCGAAGGTAGGCATCGCCGTCCAGCTGAACATACCCTTGCTCGACAGGGCCGTTGGTATCTGCGGAGAAAGATCACTGAGCTTAGTGAAAGCAGTGGTGGGGTCCCCCAGCAGGGAGAACGTGAGAAAGAGAAGGACGACCATGCCCACGAGCATGATGATGCCCTGCATGGCATCGGTGTACATGACCGCTATGAGGCCCCCTGCGATAACATATATGGCGGTTATCAACGTGAAGGCCAGCAGTGCGAGGTTGAAGTCCACCCCGAGAGTGGTCTCTACGAACCTGGAGCCCCCTATCAGAACGGCAGCCGCGTAGAGTGGCATCGATACTAGAATAACGATCGCAGCGGCGTACTGCATGAACGAGGATTTGAACCTCTTTCCCATGAGATCGGGGAAAGTCACGGCCTTAAGCTTCTTTCCCAAGGTCCTCGTTCTCTTGCCGAAGAGGGCGAAGGCCAACAGCACCCCGACAGAGATATTGAGCATGGCCAACCAGATCAGGCCCATGCCGTACTGGGCAGAGATGCCTCCGAAACCTACTATCGCCGAAGTGGATATGAACGTGGCCCCATAGGACAATCCGATGATCCAGGGGTGTATGTGCCGTCCGGCCAGCATGAAGTCTTCGGAGGCTCTTGTTTTCTTATATCCAAGGTAGCCAAGAACAAGGGTGATGGCAATATAAATAATCGCGAATATCCAGAACGTGGTAGTATCTACCATTCTATCCCTCTTCTACCTCGTTCCTCTTCCACCAACCATAAAGAACACATGCTATAGTGAATCCGATAGCCAATCCATACCCGGCCAATATCCAAGGGTCGTCAATGCCCCACATTGTTTTTTCCTCCCTCAATCACCAGCGGATATGGTCCATACTAACACCTACAGTTAGTCCCCCTTTCCTCCGGCTTAAATGAATTACAATACAACTATTTTAAGTGTGCCATGCTAGAACGGTGCATGCTAGCATTTCTCTCACTGGCATCAAGTGAACTGGGACATCTCCAGCAAGCGCGTCCCTGAGGCCAGGAGCTTCTCTATGGTCACATCGATATCCTCCACACGGATGATCAGTACAGCGCACTTGCGGCCTGAGTAGGCGTAGGAGTACTCTATATTGATCCCTGCCTCGCCTAGGATGGTGATGGCATCGTACAGGCCTCCCGGCCGGTCCTCCATCTCCAACGCCAGGACATCGGTGTATCGGACAGTGTAACCCAGTCCATGCAGCTTGGAGAAGGCTTTCTCGGTCTGGTCCACCAGCATGCGAATGACACCGTAACCTGCGCCCTCGGCTATGGAGAACGCATAAATGTTGATGCCTTCCTCCTTGATCGCTTTGGCCACGGAGGCCAGGCGGCCAGGGCGATTCTCCGCGAAAATAGAGAGTTGTTTGATGTGGTACCTCTCGCTCATCATATCTCCCTCTTATCCACTACGAACTTGGACTTGCCCTCGTATCTAGGTAGGGTGCCCGGCTCCACCAATTCCACGGTAGCACCGACGTTCAAGCTGTTCTTGAGCCGATGGGCGATCCTCTCTCGGATCTCCATCAGCTTAACGATGTTGTCGGTGAAAGCCTCCTTCTTAATCTCTACCTTGACCAGCATGGTGTCCAGTGTTCCCTTGCGTTCCACAACGATCTGGAAGTGCTCACCTACCTCAGGGATGCTCATCAGGGTGTGCTGAACCTGTGAAGGGAACACGTTTATGCCGCGGACGATGAGCATATCATCGACCCTGCCAAATATGCGCTTAATACGTGGATGGGTGCGTCCGCAGGGGCAGGGCTCGGGATCGATCGATGTAATGTCGCCGATACGGAACCGGATGATGGGCAGGGCCTCCTTCTGTAGCATCGTGAGGACCATCTCGCCCTTCTCCCCGGGAGCCACATGTTCCCCGGTCTCGGGATCGATTACCTCGATATAGGTCATATCGCCCCAGATGTGGATGCCGTCCCGCTCTGAGCACTCAGAGAACATGGGGCCGGAAAGCTCCGAGGTACCGTAGCAATTGTAACCTTTTACGCCAAGCCAGTCCTCGATACGGTCCCGCATCTTGATGGACCAGGGCTCAGCTCCCAAGAGGCCGACCCTCAGATTGGTGTCGTTCTTGATCGATATGCCCATCTTCTCCGCCACCTCCCCCAAGTGAAGCATGTACGAAGGGGTGGCGGCCATGGCAGTCACCCCCAGGTCCTGAATGAGCTCTATCTGCCGTTCGGTATTTCCGGTTGAGGCCGGCACCACCGCCGCTCCGATCCGCTCTGCAGCATAGTGGAAGCCGATGCCCCCGGTGAACAGCCCGTAGGTGTTACTCACCTGAATGACGTCGTGAGGGCCTAGACCGATGGACGTAAGGGAACGTGCCAGAGAGTTGGTCCAGTTCTCGATGTCGTTCTTGGTATAGCCGACGATGGTCGGCTTCCCTGTCGTACCCGAGGAAACGTGGTATCTTACCACCTCCTTTCGGGGGACCGCGAAACACTTATCGGGGTAGCCTTCGCGAAGGTCCTTCTTGCTCATGAACGGTAATTTGGTGACGTCCTTCATACTCCTGATGTCATCAGGATGGACGTTGGCCGCTCTCATCCTTGCGTGGTAGAATTCCGAGAAAGAGTAAAGTCTGTACACCAGGGTCTTCATCGAACGATACTGGAGCGCCTCCAGCTCCTCTTGTGGCATGTTCTCGATGCGGGGTTCCCAAACGACCATCGGTCCTCACCTTACGGGCGGTCAACTTCTAGGATCGAGACCAGACCGCCCTGGAACAGCCCGTTCCTGATGCAATGGACCGGGAGTACATCCCGGTGCGGAGTGAGCGGTGATAACATGTAGCATTTATATGTTTATTGAAAAGGAGGCCCCGTCTCAGCGGAACATTCATTGCCACGATGCGACTATCGAGAAGGCATGGTTGACAAACTCGACTACCTCTACGCGATGCTTGATGATCTAGATGACGACCTTGGCGCCATGCAGGAGGACCTGGAGATAGTGCTGGAGCTGCTCGACGAGGGCGAGGTGGAGAAGGCCCGGATCATGCTATCGGAGATGAACAATTTTCTAATCGACTTCCTGGAACCCATGGAGTGCGATGATGAGGAGTGCGAATGCCACACCATGGAGGACGAGGATGAGGAAGAGGAGGAGGAAGAGGAAGAGGAGAAGCCTGCTCCAAAGGCAAAGCCCAGTAAGAAGGGGAAGAAAGCAAAGAAGAAGTAGTGCCCTTCATCCATTGAAGGCGCCCGATCCCTTTTTTTACAGGGGCCGGTCAAGCAAGCCAGGATGCCATGTGGATAGGCATACGATCCTTTCTTTCATCTCTTCTTTAGGAAAGGAGATATAATGGCCATTCCTTGTTGTTGTCGCTCATGAGATCGACCCTTGTGGATATTCTCGCATGCCCTGTGTGCAAAAGCCACCCACTTGACCTGACTGTAGAAAAGAGGGATGATGAAGATGTGGTCGAAGGGTCGCTCAAATGCCCCCAGTGCAAGGCTGAATATCCCATTGTAGATGGGATACCTGACATGATACCTCCCAAGGACAGATGATGGGTCCAGGGCTCCTAACCGCAGCGCTCTCGAACGTATCCCGTCATAGCTTTGCGAGGGCCTCTTTTATCCTGGTCATGCCCTTCGTTATGTCCTCGCGAGAGCAGGCGTATGATATCCTGAAGTGTCCTTCCCCCGAGGGACCGAATGCAGCGCCGGGCGTGACCGCGACATGGGCCTTGTCCAGAAGATAGGCGGCCATATCTTCGGAGCTCATCTTGTGATCGTACGAGGGGAATAGATAGAAAGCTCCCTTCGGCTCGGGACAATGCAATGACGGTATGTCCCTGATCAGGGACATTATTAGGTCCTTACGAGCCCGGAACTCATCGACCATCATTTCCACTGAATCCTGAGGACCTTTAAGTGCCTCCACGCCCGCCTTCTGCACGAATGATGTAACGCAGGTGAGGGAGTGGGTCTGCAGAGTGTTCAATCCCTTTATATATTCCAGGGGAGCAATGGCCCAGCCTAGTCTCCAGCCAGTCATGGCATAGGTCTTGGACAGGCCGTTGACGGTGATGGTCCTCTCGAACATGCCGTCGAGTGAGGCGATGGAGTGGTGCTTCTCTCCGAAGATTACCTTCCAATAGACCTCATCGCTCAGCACCCGCAGGTCGTGGTCCTTGGCCAGGTCAGCAATTCCCTTGATATCGTCGAACGTGAGCACGGAGCCGGTCGGGTTCGCCGGGGAGTTCAGGAGTACCATCTTAGTACGGGGACCGATGCACTCGACCACCTTCTCCGGGGTCATTCGGTAATCGCTCTCCGCTTCCAGGGGCACATAGCGAGGTATCCCGCCTGCCAGACGGACGCATGCGTCATACGTCCCCCAAGTTGGGTCGGGCAATATGACCTCATCACCGTCATCGAGCATGGCGAGCATCGATAGGAATATCGCTTGCTTGGTGGGAGTGATTATGACGTTGGCCTCGGTACAGGGTATGCCGTTCTCCTTACGCGTCCTCTCCGCCACGGCTTTTCGCAGCTCGGGGATGCCTGCCGATGGAGTGTAGTGTGTGAAGTGATCGTGGATGGAGCTGATGCACGCCTCGTTGATGTTCTCGGGAGTTGGGAAATCAGGTTCACCCATGGAGAAGGAGACCACGTCCGCGCCCTCCTGCTTAAGCCTGCTAACGATATTGGCGATCTTTACGGTACCGGATTCGGGCACGTTGCTGAGGCGCCTTGAAAGCATCGGAGCAGGGATATTGAGGTCTTCGATTTATACTTGGCGTCACGAGCGCATGGTCTCGCTTCGAAACGCAACGCATTCCGCAGTAGCTCCAGCGGAAGACGAGTATCGAACCTGGTCGGGAAATTTTCATATATGTGTCAGGATTAACGAATGTCGGTGAACAAAAATGCCTTTCGAGTTGGATATGTCCAAGCTACGCTACGGAACCGACCTTGTTAAAAGAGGTTTTGCGAAGATGCAACAGGGAGGGGTGGTCATGGACGTCACCAACGCTGAGCAGGCCCTGATAGCGGAAGAGGCGGGTGCGGTCGCGGTCATGGCCCTGGAACGGGTTCCGGCAGACATTAGGGCCCAGGGCGGGGTTGCGAGGATGTCGGACCCTGCGATGATCGAGAAGATAATCGATTCGGTCACCATCCCGGTCATGGCCAAGT
Proteins encoded in this window:
- a CDS encoding alanine--glyoxylate aminotransferase family protein: MSLNHTLFTVGPVEVRKEVLESMTRPMITHRSKEYERLQASVVEKLHKTLDTDMNIMLSPASASGLLEACVRNGVKSKMLGISNGSFGDRWQGIGTENGKDVKKINGDWGKAIKPAHLEGQLSDDIEAVTLVANESSTGVLNPVKDIVETVRQKHDPLMFVDGVTAIYGSDLRIKDLDLDALVFGTQKALALPPGLAVICCSDRLLEKAKSVPSRGYYFDLLQMKKMADKNYSLTTPPVSLMYALDFQLDRILKEGMAARYRRHQEMADEVHKWAMSHHGLYAEPGYMSHTITVLNRGDIDFSKLNKGLKERGCEISNGYGNIKETTFRIGHMGDLTVAEIRELLKKMDEVLEAMK
- a CDS encoding sodium:solute symporter family protein, whose translation is MVDTTTFWIFAIIYIAITLVLGYLGYKKTRASEDFMLAGRHIHPWIIGLSYGATFISTSAIVGFGGISAQYGMGLIWLAMLNISVGVLLAFALFGKRTRTLGKKLKAVTFPDLMGKRFKSSFMQYAAAIVILVSMPLYAAAVLIGGSRFVETTLGVDFNLALLAFTLITAIYVIAGGLIAVMYTDAMQGIIMLVGMVVLLFLTFSLLGDPTTAFTKLSDLSPQIPTALSSKGMFSWTAMPTFGSEIWYVLVTTIIMGVGIGVLAQPQLVVRFMTAKDNKALNRAVPIGGLFILLTTGIVYTVGPLTNVYFFESLGKISIAAANGNVDNIMPLFISSAMPDLFVVIFMLVLLAAAMSTLSAIFHTMGTTAGFDLWSHIKRVRTKATELPSPSLKANKWGTLIMIVLSVGLAFIMPGSIIARATAMFMGLCACAFLPAFIHGLFSKNPSALAAKLSMGLGAASWFIWTAFVHLKESQALGISKFLFGQDAILGAPWTVIDPLVIALPISVAALAIGWAWDAHRIKDEMGANGRIGVQE
- a CDS encoding acetolactate synthase is translated as MMSERYHIKQLSIFAENRPGRLASVAKAIKEEGINIYAFSIAEGAGYGVIRMLVDQTEKAFSKLHGLGYTVRYTDVLALEMEDRPGGLYDAITILGEAGINIEYSYAYSGRKCAVLIIRVEDIDVTIEKLLASGTRLLEMSQFT
- a CDS encoding phenylacetate--CoA ligase, whose translation is MVVWEPRIENMPQEELEALQYRSMKTLVYRLYSFSEFYHARMRAANVHPDDIRSMKDVTKLPFMSKKDLREGYPDKCFAVPRKEVVRYHVSSGTTGKPTIVGYTKNDIENWTNSLARSLTSIGLGPHDVIQVSNTYGLFTGGIGFHYAAERIGAAVVPASTGNTERQIELIQDLGVTAMAATPSYMLHLGEVAEKMGISIKNDTNLRVGLLGAEPWSIKMRDRIEDWLGVKGYNCYGTSELSGPMFSECSERDGIHIWGDMTYIEVIDPETGEHVAPGEKGEMVLTMLQKEALPIIRFRIGDITSIDPEPCPCGRTHPRIKRIFGRVDDMLIVRGINVFPSQVQHTLMSIPEVGEHFQIVVERKGTLDTMLVKVEIKKEAFTDNIVKLMEIRERIAHRLKNSLNVGATVELVEPGTLPRYEGKSKFVVDKREI
- a CDS encoding Trm112 family protein, which encodes MRSTLVDILACPVCKSHPLDLTVEKRDDEDVVEGSLKCPQCKAEYPIVDGIPDMIPPKDR
- a CDS encoding pyridoxal phosphate-dependent aminotransferase; the encoded protein is MLSRRLSNVPESGTVKIANIVSRLKQEGADVVSFSMGEPDFPTPENINEACISSIHDHFTHYTPSAGIPELRKAVAERTRKENGIPCTEANVIITPTKQAIFLSMLAMLDDGDEVILPDPTWGTYDACVRLAGGIPRYVPLEAESDYRMTPEKVVECIGPRTKMVLLNSPANPTGSVLTFDDIKGIADLAKDHDLRVLSDEVYWKVIFGEKHHSIASLDGMFERTITVNGLSKTYAMTGWRLGWAIAPLEYIKGLNTLQTHSLTCVTSFVQKAGVEALKGPQDSVEMMVDEFRARKDLIMSLIRDIPSLHCPEPKGAFYLFPSYDHKMSSEDMAAYLLDKAHVAVTPGAAFGPSGEGHFRISYACSREDITKGMTRIKEALAKL